A single window of Anaerocolumna chitinilytica DNA harbors:
- the clpP gene encoding ATP-dependent Clp endopeptidase proteolytic subunit ClpP, whose protein sequence is MSLVPYVIEQSSRGERSYDIYSRLLKDRIIFLNEEVTDVSASIIVAQLLFLEAEDPNKDIYLYINSPGGSVSAGFAIYDTMKFIKCDVSTICVGLAASMGAFLLAGGTKGKRYALPNAEIMIHQPSGGGNGTASDIRIISEKIQRTKRRLNEILSENTGKSLEVIERDTERDNYMTAAQSVEYGLIDGIMERKPAN, encoded by the coding sequence ATGAGTCTGGTTCCTTATGTAATAGAGCAGTCTTCAAGAGGAGAGAGAAGTTATGATATCTACTCCAGGCTGTTAAAGGATAGAATTATATTCCTGAACGAGGAGGTTACAGATGTTTCTGCAAGCATTATTGTAGCGCAGCTGTTATTCCTGGAGGCAGAAGATCCCAATAAGGATATCTACCTTTACATCAACAGTCCCGGAGGTTCTGTATCAGCGGGATTTGCTATTTATGATACTATGAAATTTATCAAATGTGATGTATCTACTATATGTGTCGGTTTGGCTGCCAGTATGGGTGCCTTTTTGTTAGCTGGCGGAACCAAAGGAAAGCGTTACGCCCTTCCCAATGCAGAGATTATGATTCATCAGCCCTCCGGCGGAGGCAATGGTACGGCAAGTGATATTCGGATTATAAGTGAGAAGATCCAGAGAACAAAACGCCGCCTCAATGAAATCCTTTCTGAAAACACCGGTAAAAGCCTGGAAGTGATAGAAAGGGATACCGAAAGAGACAACTATATGACCGCAGCACAAAGCGTGGAATACGGTTTGATTGACGGTATTATGGAAAGAAAACCTGCGAATTAA
- a CDS encoding MATE family efflux transporter yields the protein MIKDLTKGSPSKVLIQFSIPMFISVIFQQMYSLSDSVIAGKFAGENALAAVGASYPITMIFMAIAFGCNIGCSVIISQLFGRKEHAKCKTAISTTLITTLVLSVILTVIGLLIADPMMRMIQTPADIFADSSLFFKIYIGGFAFLFLYNVATGIFTSLGDSNTPLYFLIGSSLGNIGLCLLFVGYFHLGVAGVAWATFIAQGTACILSLITLVFRLRQLKTESYSHFSTPVLWQIARVAIPSILQQSFVSVGNIFVQNLINGYGTPVIAGFSAAIKLNTFAITSLSTLANGMSSFTAQNVGARDYNRIKKGFHSGIGMVLTICLPFVISYMFFGSQLINFFKVDSSLGLATGVHFLQIASPFYFIISVKLLADGVLRGAGSMGQFMAATLTDLVLRVILSYILSPIFGTNGIWASWPIGWIAAAILSMSFYFSGKWKETNVLRD from the coding sequence ATGATAAAAGATTTGACAAAAGGAAGTCCCAGTAAAGTTCTGATTCAATTCTCTATTCCTATGTTTATCAGTGTTATATTCCAGCAAATGTACAGTCTTTCGGATAGCGTAATAGCCGGTAAGTTCGCAGGTGAAAATGCCCTGGCTGCCGTCGGTGCTTCCTACCCCATCACTATGATATTTATGGCTATCGCCTTTGGCTGTAATATCGGCTGCTCTGTTATTATATCCCAGCTATTTGGCAGAAAAGAACATGCCAAATGTAAAACCGCCATTTCCACTACGTTAATTACAACTCTGGTGTTATCGGTTATTTTAACTGTAATAGGCCTGTTAATCGCAGATCCCATGATGCGAATGATTCAAACTCCGGCAGACATCTTTGCGGACAGCTCTCTCTTCTTTAAGATATACATAGGAGGTTTTGCTTTCCTTTTCTTATATAATGTAGCAACCGGCATCTTTACTTCCCTGGGGGACTCCAATACACCCTTGTATTTTCTGATAGGTTCCTCCCTTGGTAATATCGGTTTATGTCTGTTGTTTGTTGGATATTTTCACCTGGGTGTAGCTGGTGTCGCCTGGGCTACCTTTATAGCACAAGGGACTGCTTGTATCCTCTCTTTAATTACCCTGGTATTCCGGTTAAGGCAGCTAAAAACAGAGAGCTACTCTCATTTTTCCACTCCTGTGTTATGGCAGATTGCAAGAGTAGCCATACCAAGTATCTTACAGCAAAGCTTTGTATCCGTAGGAAATATCTTCGTGCAAAATCTTATTAACGGCTACGGTACACCTGTCATTGCAGGCTTTTCCGCTGCTATTAAGCTTAATACCTTTGCAATTACTTCTTTATCAACCCTTGCGAACGGAATGTCCAGTTTCACCGCTCAAAATGTTGGTGCTAGAGATTACAACAGAATAAAAAAGGGCTTTCACAGTGGTATTGGCATGGTGCTTACCATCTGTCTGCCCTTTGTAATATCTTATATGTTTTTCGGAAGCCAGCTTATAAACTTTTTTAAGGTTGACAGTTCCTTAGGTCTTGCAACCGGTGTGCATTTTCTTCAGATAGCTTCTCCCTTTTATTTTATTATCTCTGTTAAATTATTAGCCGATGGTGTATTAAGAGGTGCCGGTTCCATGGGCCAGTTTATGGCAGCTACCTTGACTGACTTGGTATTAAGAGTTATACTCTCTTACATTCTCTCCCCGATATTCGGAACCAATGGAATCTGGGCATCCTGGCCAATCGGCTGGATTGCTGCAGCTATCCTCTCTATGTCCTTTTATTTCTCCGGTAAATGGAAAGAGACCAATGTTTTAAGGGACTAA
- the ygiD gene encoding 4,5-DOPA-extradiol-dioxygenase produces the protein MDMKEIMPVLFVGHGSPMNAIEDNRFTKGWERIALKIPRPKAILSVSAHWYTPDTGVFTEAKPRQIYDMYGFPKELYELKYDANGSVEYAREVMELLKGEAVSDNRWGMDHGTWAVLCKMYPKADIPVFQLSINSTKNALYHYELGKKLASLREKGVLIMGSGNVVHHLGKVNWEMEEEGYPFAAEFDTYIKEGIINGDIDSVLNYQKSKASREAFPTPEHFYPLLYVLGAAGEKFQTEIFNEAYVLGSLSMTSYLLR, from the coding sequence ATGGATATGAAAGAAATAATGCCGGTTTTATTTGTAGGTCATGGCTCACCAATGAATGCAATTGAAGACAACCGTTTTACAAAAGGATGGGAAAGAATTGCTCTTAAAATCCCTAGGCCAAAAGCGATACTGTCTGTGTCTGCACATTGGTACACACCGGATACGGGTGTATTTACAGAAGCAAAGCCCAGACAGATCTATGATATGTATGGATTCCCCAAAGAATTATATGAACTAAAATACGATGCCAACGGCTCTGTAGAATATGCTAGAGAAGTAATGGAGTTATTAAAGGGTGAAGCTGTTTCGGATAACAGATGGGGAATGGATCACGGTACCTGGGCTGTGCTATGCAAGATGTATCCCAAGGCAGATATCCCGGTATTTCAGTTAAGCATTAACAGTACGAAGAACGCTCTCTATCACTATGAATTAGGCAAGAAACTTGCTTCTTTAAGAGAAAAAGGGGTATTGATAATGGGGAGTGGAAATGTAGTTCATCATCTGGGAAAGGTTAACTGGGAGATGGAAGAAGAGGGATATCCCTTTGCAGCCGAATTCGATACCTATATTAAGGAAGGAATCATAAACGGGGATATTGACAGTGTGTTGAATTATCAGAAATCCAAAGCTTCCAGAGAAGCATTTCCTACGCCGGAACATTTCTATCCACTGCTTTATGTTCTGGGGGCAGCGGGAGAGAAGTTTCAAACAGAAATATTCAATGAAGCCTATGTATTGGGCTCACTGTCCATGACAAGCTATTTGCTTCGTTAG
- a CDS encoding helix-turn-helix domain-containing protein: MEKENSLKKIKNYIDSNLQENLDLDKLAKEAGYSKYHLERLFTKHYGCTLTKYIREERLKRAAIQLAFTNASILEIALGACYESQQAFTLAFKRLYQTAPGSYRNNIKQALNRVSFTMSLSKTYERRMAA, translated from the coding sequence ATGGAGAAAGAAAATTCCCTAAAGAAAATTAAGAACTATATAGACAGCAATCTGCAGGAAAATCTGGATCTGGATAAACTTGCCAAGGAAGCCGGTTACTCAAAGTATCATCTGGAACGGCTTTTTACGAAGCATTATGGCTGTACATTAACAAAGTATATCAGGGAAGAAAGATTAAAAAGAGCGGCGATTCAGCTTGCCTTTACGAATGCTTCTATTCTGGAGATAGCCCTAGGAGCCTGTTATGAATCTCAGCAGGCATTTACATTGGCATTCAAAAGATTATATCAAACAGCTCCCGGCAGTTACCGTAATAACATCAAGCAGGCTTTAAACCGTGTAAGCTTTACTATGAGCTTAAGTAAGACCTATGAAAGGAGGATGGCAGCATGA
- a CDS encoding ribonuclease HII, producing the protein MIKLNILRNMNGFLQKVNECDGRVNLLHPDGRKENINKQYEIQSDLLQKYRDNKNCLKLSLDITNPKDYMRIIFYTIENC; encoded by the coding sequence ATGATAAAGTTAAATATCTTAAGAAATATGAATGGCTTTCTTCAAAAGGTAAATGAATGTGACGGACGGGTTAACCTATTACACCCGGACGGAAGAAAAGAAAACATCAACAAGCAATATGAGATACAAAGTGACTTGCTACAAAAATACAGGGATAACAAGAATTGTCTCAAACTCTCATTGGATATCACCAATCCGAAAGACTACATGAGAATAATCTTTTATACAATAGAGAACTGCTGA
- a CDS encoding ABC-2 transporter permease: MKGLLLKDWYVLLKQGRMMLLCIVLYTVLSVGGSESFGIFSSLFIAMLPLTLMGIDERSKWDYLAIAMPYNKRDIVLSRYILIGLGLLALGVIYIVSGFTYNLILDKTGDLFQWETVILTIIAGLIYPSFSLPIVFYLGVEKARLWFIILTGGLAGGVGVFAYSNFTVSLDILHYLSNNLWFIIVVSILLFLLSAAIAVRLYEKREF; this comes from the coding sequence ATGAAAGGTTTGTTGTTAAAAGATTGGTATGTATTATTAAAGCAAGGAAGAATGATGCTTTTATGTATTGTACTTTATACAGTTTTATCGGTAGGAGGAAGTGAGTCTTTCGGAATTTTTTCGTCTTTATTCATTGCTATGCTGCCTTTGACATTAATGGGAATAGATGAACGGAGCAAATGGGATTATCTGGCGATTGCAATGCCTTATAATAAAAGGGATATTGTACTAAGCCGCTATATATTAATTGGGTTAGGTCTTCTTGCGTTAGGTGTTATCTATATTGTAAGTGGATTCACATATAATCTCATCTTAGACAAAACAGGAGATTTATTTCAATGGGAAACTGTTATATTAACAATTATTGCAGGATTGATTTATCCTAGCTTTAGCCTGCCCATTGTTTTTTATCTTGGTGTGGAAAAGGCAAGATTGTGGTTTATTATCTTAACAGGCGGTCTTGCTGGAGGAGTAGGAGTCTTCGCGTACAGTAATTTTACGGTTAGTTTGGATATACTTCACTATTTATCGAATAATTTATGGTTCATAATAGTTGTATCAATTCTGCTGTTCCTGTTGTCTGCAGCAATCGCCGTCCGTTTATATGAGAAGAGGGAGTTTTAA
- a CDS encoding branched-chain amino acid transporter permease: MYLTPLQTLIIIAAIALGTMFTRFLPFLLFPEKKTPPLYINYLGKVLPSAIIGLLVVYCMKSISFISSPYGIPEAVAVLSILLLHLWKRNTLLSIAGGTIVYMLLVQYVFK; the protein is encoded by the coding sequence ATGTACTTAACGCCTCTTCAAACGCTGATTATTATTGCAGCTATTGCTCTTGGAACCATGTTTACAAGATTCCTTCCCTTTCTTCTATTTCCTGAAAAAAAGACTCCTCCTCTCTACATAAACTATCTGGGTAAAGTACTGCCAAGTGCAATTATCGGACTTTTGGTGGTTTATTGTATGAAGAGTATTTCATTTATCTCCTCACCTTATGGCATTCCGGAGGCTGTTGCTGTCTTATCCATCCTCTTATTGCATCTCTGGAAAAGAAATACCCTGCTAAGTATAGCAGGGGGAACGATTGTCTATATGCTTCTGGTACAATATGTCTTCAAATGA
- a CDS encoding CARDB domain-containing protein has protein sequence MKRNRRKLLTVLTTLMLVICQVFVYTPETIVKAADTANLALGKTVTANNYTQSYVAANANDGNVNTYWEGAANSYPNTLTADLGSSQPFYKIVLKLNSSWEERTQTLSILTSNDNSTYNTAVASAAYTFSPSSSNTVTITFNQVNARYVRLQFTANTKASGGQAAEFEIYGTASTGTGTPDLIVTDISWNPANPSAGNGVVFSATVKNQGTGATAAGVINGVSFLVDGTQVSWSDNNTSSIAAGATVTLTANGGPGGTASWTAASGTHTVNAWVDDVNRISESNESNNQYSKSITINGQSGGTGTPDLIVTDITSSPAAPLTGNATVFSAVVKNQGTGATPAGTILGVSFFIDGTQVSWSDTTTSSLAAGASVTLTANSGPSGTASWTATTGNHTVKAYVDDVNRITETDENNNQYSESLSVTTSPMPDMVVTGLTITPASPTAGDTLSFSAVVKNQGNAAGAPGVLAIGVDGTTVYTSANNTTSLTVGATTTVTGTFTVQTAGSHTITAATDAAGTTAESDETNNTYSTTLTVNPKAGIDFVITQVNYTPSYVTAGNAVTFNAVVKNQGTIAGAVGTVAFKVDGVQVTASANNTNSIAAGGTMTVTATSPWTATSGTHVITAVADSTGAVSETDETNNTLAVNLTVGSGGRGATVPYTRYESEDAQIGGGAVLRTAPDFNYALIASEASNQAYVALPSNGSYVEYTINQGGAGVDMRFTMPDSSDGMGLNGSLDCYVNGTKVQTINLTSYYSWQYFTGDQPGDAPNGGQAAFRFDEVHWKLGTALKAGDKLRIQKSNGDSLEYGVDFVEVEPVPSAISQPANSLSVTSYGAVANDGADDLNAFNACVSAAASQGKTVYIPAGTFNLGGMWTINAQNITITGAGMWYTNIQFTSPNAASGGISFRITGTVDFSNVYLNSNLRTRYNQNAIYKCFMDNFGTNSKIHDFWEDHFECGFWVADYAHTPVVVADNLLIENGRVRNNLADGINFCQGTKNSTVRNCSVRNNGDDGLAMWPDSTMGAPMEVNNSFLYNTIENNWRAAAIAIFGGSGHKAQYNYVKDCFMGSGIRLNTVFPGYHFENNTGIIFSDTTIINSGTSKDCYNGERGAIDLEASNTGIKNITFENIDIINSQRDAIQFGYGGGFSNIVFKNININGTGKDAITTSRFSSPHLGEAIFTYTSNGSATFTNLTTSNIEAPEKYLIMSGFNITFN, from the coding sequence ATGAAAAGAAATCGTAGAAAATTATTAACAGTACTTACAACACTTATGCTTGTAATCTGTCAGGTATTCGTTTACACCCCTGAAACCATCGTCAAAGCGGCAGATACCGCAAATCTTGCTCTGGGAAAGACCGTGACAGCTAATAATTATACTCAGAGTTATGTAGCAGCCAATGCCAATGACGGCAATGTAAATACCTATTGGGAAGGTGCAGCGAATTCCTATCCTAATACTTTAACAGCTGATTTAGGAAGCAGCCAACCTTTTTATAAGATCGTATTAAAACTGAATTCTTCCTGGGAAGAAAGAACTCAGACATTAAGCATTTTAACTAGTAATGATAATTCAACCTATAATACTGCGGTTGCATCAGCAGCCTATACCTTTAGTCCTTCTTCTTCCAACACAGTGACCATTACCTTTAATCAGGTAAATGCCCGTTACGTAAGACTTCAATTTACAGCCAATACCAAAGCTTCCGGCGGACAAGCTGCCGAATTTGAAATCTATGGAACCGCAAGTACGGGTACTGGTACACCGGATCTAATAGTTACAGATATCAGTTGGAATCCTGCCAATCCCTCGGCCGGCAATGGCGTGGTGTTTTCTGCAACTGTTAAGAATCAGGGAACCGGTGCCACAGCAGCTGGTGTTATCAATGGAGTAAGCTTCTTAGTTGATGGAACACAGGTAAGCTGGTCTGACAATAATACATCTTCCATTGCAGCAGGAGCCACGGTAACCTTGACAGCAAACGGCGGACCGGGTGGTACGGCTTCCTGGACGGCAGCTTCCGGTACTCATACGGTCAATGCCTGGGTAGACGATGTTAACAGAATCAGCGAATCCAATGAAAGCAACAATCAGTACAGTAAGAGCATTACAATAAACGGCCAGAGCGGTGGTACAGGTACACCGGATCTGATTGTTACCGATATAACTTCATCACCAGCTGCTCCTTTGACAGGCAATGCAACGGTATTTTCTGCAGTTGTTAAAAATCAGGGGACCGGTGCAACACCTGCCGGAACAATACTTGGAGTAAGCTTCTTTATTGATGGAACACAGGTAAGCTGGTCAGATACAACAACTTCCTCACTGGCTGCAGGTGCTTCTGTAACGCTGACAGCAAACAGCGGGCCTTCTGGAACTGCCTCCTGGACAGCAACAACCGGAAATCATACGGTAAAAGCTTATGTAGATGATGTAAATCGAATCACTGAAACGGATGAAAACAACAACCAGTATTCAGAAAGTCTGTCAGTAACAACTTCACCTATGCCGGATATGGTGGTTACAGGGTTAACAATAACCCCCGCTTCTCCTACGGCAGGAGATACTTTAAGCTTTAGCGCAGTAGTTAAGAATCAGGGAAATGCGGCAGGAGCACCAGGAGTATTGGCAATCGGTGTTGACGGAACTACCGTTTACACCTCAGCAAATAATACCACATCTTTAACTGTTGGAGCTACCACTACTGTTACCGGTACCTTTACAGTCCAAACAGCAGGCAGTCATACGATAACAGCTGCTACTGATGCAGCGGGCACAACTGCTGAGAGTGATGAAACCAACAATACCTACAGCACAACTCTAACCGTTAATCCGAAGGCAGGAATTGACTTTGTAATTACGCAGGTTAATTATACACCTTCTTATGTAACAGCCGGCAATGCCGTTACCTTTAATGCAGTTGTGAAAAATCAGGGAACGATAGCCGGTGCGGTTGGCACAGTAGCATTTAAAGTTGATGGTGTACAGGTAACAGCATCAGCAAATAATACGAATTCTATTGCAGCTGGCGGAACAATGACTGTTACTGCAACTTCTCCCTGGACAGCAACAAGCGGCACCCATGTAATTACTGCTGTTGCTGACAGTACCGGTGCAGTAAGTGAAACAGATGAAACCAATAATACATTAGCTGTTAACTTAACAGTAGGCAGCGGCGGCAGAGGGGCAACGGTTCCTTATACCAGATATGAGTCAGAAGATGCACAGATAGGCGGAGGAGCCGTACTTCGTACAGCACCTGATTTTAACTATGCCCTAATTGCATCAGAAGCTTCTAATCAAGCCTATGTAGCACTTCCTTCCAACGGTTCATACGTAGAATACACGATTAACCAGGGCGGAGCCGGGGTTGATATGAGATTTACCATGCCGGATTCCTCCGATGGTATGGGCTTGAATGGCTCTTTGGATTGCTATGTAAATGGAACAAAAGTACAAACCATTAATTTAACCTCCTATTATTCCTGGCAGTACTTTACCGGAGACCAACCAGGGGATGCACCGAATGGCGGACAGGCGGCTTTCCGATTTGATGAAGTTCACTGGAAGCTTGGAACAGCTTTAAAAGCAGGTGATAAGCTTCGCATACAAAAGTCTAATGGAGACAGCCTTGAGTATGGTGTTGACTTTGTAGAAGTTGAACCCGTGCCATCAGCTATTTCTCAGCCTGCTAACTCTCTTTCAGTAACTTCCTATGGTGCAGTGGCAAATGATGGTGCAGATGATTTAAATGCATTTAATGCCTGCGTTAGTGCTGCTGCTTCCCAGGGAAAGACTGTATATATACCTGCTGGTACCTTTAACCTTGGCGGAATGTGGACAATCAATGCTCAGAATATCACAATTACCGGTGCCGGCATGTGGTATACCAATATTCAGTTTACCTCCCCCAATGCAGCCAGCGGCGGTATTTCCTTCCGCATTACCGGAACAGTAGATTTTAGCAATGTATATCTGAATTCTAATTTAAGAACCAGATACAATCAAAATGCTATCTATAAATGCTTTATGGATAACTTTGGTACTAACTCTAAGATCCATGATTTCTGGGAGGATCATTTTGAATGCGGTTTCTGGGTTGCTGATTATGCACACACACCGGTAGTAGTTGCAGACAATCTTCTTATTGAGAACGGCAGAGTAAGAAATAACCTGGCTGATGGCATTAATTTCTGTCAGGGTACCAAGAACTCTACTGTACGAAACTGCAGTGTCAGAAACAACGGTGATGATGGTCTTGCTATGTGGCCTGACAGTACAATGGGTGCTCCTATGGAGGTTAATAACTCATTCCTTTATAACACCATAGAAAATAACTGGAGAGCAGCAGCTATTGCAATCTTTGGAGGTTCCGGTCATAAGGCACAATATAATTATGTCAAAGACTGCTTTATGGGTTCCGGTATCCGCTTAAATACCGTATTCCCCGGATATCATTTTGAAAACAACACTGGAATTATTTTCTCCGATACCACTATTATCAACAGCGGAACAAGTAAGGACTGCTATAACGGTGAAAGAGGAGCTATTGACCTGGAAGCTTCCAATACCGGTATTAAGAACATAACCTTCGAAAATATCGATATTATTAATAGCCAGAGAGATGCTATCCAGTTTGGTTATGGCGGAGGTTTCAGTAATATTGTATTTAAGAACATCAATATCAATGGAACAGGAAAGGATGCAATCACAACCTCCAGATTCTCATCACCCCATCTTGGAGAAGCAATCTTTACCTATACCTCTAATGGCTCTGCAACCTTTACTAACCTTACAACCAGCAATATTGAAGCTCCTGAGAAGTATCTGATTATGAGCGGTTTTAATATTACCTTTAATTAA
- a CDS encoding AraC family transcriptional regulator, giving the protein MNNVSTIEFHAGSKEELLPGFESDFTYIASRAELDKFTERFVPWHWHKAVELFYIESGLLEYCTPKGKVLFPAGSGGMVNSNILHMTRPLTQLDKNIQFLHIFDAAFIAGQPGSRIEQKYITPITAASQLEVIALYPDNAAHTQVLDTIRSSFQLSDKDFGYEIKLRSVLSDIWLQLLSITKPLLEEKNASNKINDKIKMMMIYIHDNYMKKLTISEIAAASYSSERECFREFHDNLHMTPVEYIRNYRIQMACHMLARSRESITNIGHACGFESSSHFGKVFREYIGCTPLEYRRKMAG; this is encoded by the coding sequence TTGAATAATGTTTCAACAATAGAATTTCATGCGGGGAGCAAGGAAGAATTACTGCCAGGTTTTGAGTCCGATTTTACCTACATTGCATCCAGAGCAGAGCTGGATAAATTCACAGAACGTTTTGTTCCCTGGCACTGGCACAAAGCGGTAGAATTATTTTATATTGAAAGCGGTTTACTGGAGTATTGTACACCAAAAGGTAAAGTGTTGTTTCCTGCGGGTTCAGGAGGAATGGTAAATAGTAATATACTACATATGACAAGACCGCTGACACAATTGGATAAAAATATTCAATTCTTGCATATATTTGATGCCGCTTTCATAGCTGGGCAGCCGGGAAGCCGGATAGAACAAAAGTATATAACACCGATTACTGCAGCATCTCAGCTTGAGGTAATAGCCTTATACCCGGATAATGCAGCACATACACAGGTGCTTGATACCATACGCAGCTCTTTTCAGCTCTCAGATAAAGATTTCGGATATGAAATAAAACTTCGGTCTGTCTTATCTGATATATGGCTTCAGCTTTTATCAATAACAAAACCTTTGCTAGAAGAAAAAAATGCTTCTAATAAAATAAATGACAAGATTAAAATGATGATGATATATATCCATGATAATTATATGAAAAAGCTCACAATCTCAGAAATTGCCGCAGCTTCTTACTCCAGCGAACGTGAGTGCTTTCGGGAATTTCATGATAATCTTCATATGACGCCAGTTGAATATATCAGAAACTACCGAATACAGATGGCCTGTCATATGCTTGCAAGGAGCCGCGAATCCATAACCAATATCGGCCATGCTTGTGGCTTTGAAAGCAGCAGTCACTTTGGAAAGGTTTTTCGGGAATACATTGGCTGTACGCCCTTAGAATATCGGCGCAAAATGGCAGGATAA
- a CDS encoding AzlC family ABC transporter permease: protein MHKQHKYRQAFLAAFPQTIPILTGFAFLGFAYGFLMSSNGYGPVWSFLMSSVAFCGSMQFVAVTLLTSPFAPLQAFYIALMVNARHLFYGLSMLEKYKGIGKIKPFLIYVLCDETFSIVNSKEAPDGVDRGAFFFFISFLDYFYWVAASTLGGLLGNAVSFNTKGLDFVLTALFIVIFLEQWLEGKNHFSAVTGILCSIISLLFFGTKNFIIPAMLLILSVLTLYRKFYKGEPASCT, encoded by the coding sequence ATGCATAAACAACATAAATACCGCCAGGCTTTCCTGGCTGCTTTCCCACAAACTATTCCAATACTGACCGGCTTTGCTTTTCTTGGGTTTGCTTATGGATTCCTCATGAGCTCCAATGGTTATGGACCTGTTTGGTCTTTTCTGATGAGTTCCGTTGCTTTTTGCGGCAGCATGCAGTTTGTCGCCGTCACGCTGCTCACCAGCCCATTTGCCCCGCTCCAGGCATTTTATATTGCACTTATGGTTAATGCCAGGCATCTATTTTACGGATTATCTATGTTAGAAAAATATAAGGGTATCGGAAAGATTAAGCCCTTTCTGATCTATGTACTGTGTGATGAAACATTTTCGATAGTAAACAGCAAAGAAGCACCCGATGGTGTGGACAGGGGTGCTTTCTTCTTCTTTATATCCTTTCTGGATTACTTTTACTGGGTAGCAGCATCCACACTGGGAGGGCTGCTGGGAAATGCTGTTTCCTTTAATACGAAAGGACTTGATTTTGTGCTGACTGCCCTTTTTATCGTTATCTTTCTGGAACAATGGCTGGAAGGTAAGAATCATTTCTCTGCTGTTACCGGTATCCTTTGTTCAATTATAAGTCTCTTATTCTTTGGCACAAAGAATTTTATTATACCAGCGATGCTGCTCATACTGTCTGTCTTGACCTTATACCGAAAATTCTATAAAGGAGAACCTGCCTCATGTACTTAA
- a CDS encoding LysR family transcriptional regulator produces MKINLEHYKIFYFVAKDKSITAAAKELYLSQPTVSKYIQNLEKELGMTLFIRSKKGVVLTPEAEILYEHIAKAYRHIDLAEEELMNRKELQEGILHIGASEMTMQHFLLAYLEKYKNWYPNIRLKISNCSTPSAVEKLRNGSIDMAVIISPIEEEDLNIYKLKAFRDVFIARKGHPLCEGEVPLKELVRYPFICLEKGTISRQYLEELFLSQGEGLVPDIELASTDLVVPAAAYGLGIGFVPYNFAAAAIKEGIVDLIDIIEPLKERYICAVTLHSHPLSSAAEKMMKILLT; encoded by the coding sequence ATGAAGATTAATCTGGAACACTATAAGATTTTTTACTTTGTAGCAAAGGATAAAAGCATAACTGCAGCAGCGAAAGAGTTATATCTGTCTCAGCCAACGGTAAGCAAATACATTCAGAATCTGGAGAAAGAGCTTGGCATGACATTATTTATCCGGTCTAAAAAGGGAGTGGTGTTAACACCGGAAGCTGAAATCCTCTATGAGCATATAGCAAAAGCTTATAGACACATTGATCTGGCAGAAGAAGAACTGATGAACCGGAAGGAGCTGCAGGAAGGGATTCTCCACATAGGAGCAAGTGAGATGACAATGCAGCATTTTCTATTAGCATATCTGGAAAAGTATAAGAATTGGTATCCGAATATCCGTCTTAAAATATCCAACTGTTCTACCCCCTCTGCGGTTGAAAAACTTCGCAACGGCAGTATCGACATGGCTGTCATAATATCTCCAATAGAAGAGGAGGATTTGAATATCTATAAACTCAAAGCTTTTCGGGATGTATTTATAGCCAGGAAAGGTCATCCCCTCTGCGAGGGAGAAGTACCCTTAAAAGAGCTGGTCCGCTATCCATTTATCTGTTTGGAAAAAGGAACTATCAGCAGACAGTATCTGGAGGAATTGTTTTTATCTCAGGGAGAAGGGCTGGTGCCTGACATCGAACTAGCTTCCACGGATTTGGTGGTGCCGGCCGCAGCCTACGGCCTTGGGATCGGTTTTGTTCCCTATAACTTTGCCGCCGCCGCTATAAAAGAAGGAATTGTGGATCTTATAGATATCATAGAACCTCTAAAAGAGAGATATATCTGTGCGGTCACACTTCATTCCCATCCTTTATCCTCCGCCGCAGAGAAAATGATGAAGATTCTTCTAACCTAG